A window of Pedococcus badiiscoriae genomic DNA:
GGGCCCCCCTTCGGCGCGACGACTTGATCTGAGCTGCCGCTGCACCCATGGCGGAGAGGAGCTCGGGGTCGGTAGTTGTTGAGGGAAAGCTGGTCATGGCAACAGTCACTGCTCTTGCCGCTGCGTCCCGATCCTGGATCTGGGGACGAGACTCAAGCCACGCCACCACCTTGGACACTGGCACCACCCAGACACCACGCACCGATTGAGGTTCGCCGAAGTCGGCCTCACCAGCCCCGGCCAGGCAGATCACAGGCGTCACGGCCATGCCCGACTCGACCGCCATGTAGGCCGCCATGCCGTGAACCTTCGCTATCTCCACGGCCTTGCTATGGCTGGTTCGGACTTCGGCCGTGCCGACGTGCTGGTAGAGGCCACCTTCGTACTCGGTGACGTTGCCGCGCCAGTTCTTGGCATCAATAAGGAACATGCCGCCGGGTCCGACGACGACATGGTCGAGATTCGCCTCTGACTGCCCCGGACGCAGGAGCCGGTCGTGCAAGACCGTCCAAGCCTCGCGCAGGTTGGACAGCTCCGCCGCGACGCGTCGCTCACCCGCCGCACCGGCCGCCCACGCCGCGGCCGCCGCCGCATCACCAGATGCCGCAAGGGCGTCGGCCCTGCGGTCTGCGCTTCCTCCCCCGACTGGCATGGGTCGTGTGTGCCGTCTTGCCTAGCTCACGATGCCATGACGCGCGTTCCAGGACTTAGCGCCCTGGTAGGCGTCGACCATGCCCCAGATCCAGAAGCCGATGACGCCAAAGATTCCGACGAAGAGAATCACGAGAAACCAGCTGAGCACGTATCCCACGAAGATGCCGATGCCCTTGCCTGCATGGCCGTTCATCAGGCTGCCGAGGCCGGGAAAGAAGATGGATGCGAGCAGGGCGACACCCGGATTTTTGGGCGCAACGTGGTGGATCGGCGGGTACGGAGCGTGGTGCTGAAGCTCGGACATGGCGCTGCCTTCGTCATAGATCATCGACTGATGCCAGGACGCTAGAAGTCCATCGGCCACTCGTCACCCCAACGTGCAGAACTAACGGCAAAGCCGGCCAAACGGTTGAGATCATCAGGTCAGGCCATCGGCAGTCGTGCGCTCGCCCTACAGATGGGTCCAACGCCCCTCTCGCTGTCCACGGCCCGCGCGGAATGGGTCGATTGCGCCAATTCCCGACTAGGGACGGGAGTCCCTGGCAAGCTCCACTGCATGGCACGAGGGGACGACGACAGCCTGCTTGAGGGGCTCTACGAGCAGCTGATTACGCACGAGTGGCAAGAGCGGCTTTCGGCCTCCAAGGGACGGCACCTCGGCAGTGGCAATCTCGATGAGGCAGATGTGCCCGAGGTCCTTGCGCGCCACGTACGAGCGGTGGTCCTTCGGACCTTGCGCGATGAACGCAATCCCGAGCGACGGGTGCACCTCGTCAACGACATTCTCGAGCAACTCCAGGCGCCGCAGGATCGGGTCGTAGCCGCGCGACACCTTCTCTCGGTCTCCGATGTGCCAGCACCAGGCAGGGCGGCCCGGTCGTTCACCGAACGACCCTCCACTCCCCTCTCCGATGCTGCTCTCCTGACCAACGCCCAAGGCGAGCCAGGGATGGGCCACGAGATTCGCGCCGAGCTGGCTAGCGCCGATCAAGTCGACGTGATCATGGCCTTCGTTAAGTGGTACGGCTTACGGCTCTTCGAGGATCACTTCAAGGCCTTGGCGGAGCGCGGCATCCCGCTGAGAGTGATCACCACGACGTACATGGGCGCCACTGAGCGAGAAGCCCTCGACCGACTGGTGCGGGACTTCGGTGCCAAGGTCAAGGTGCAGTACGACTCGCAGCGCACTCGGCTCCACGCCAAGGCGTGGCTCTTCCGGCGCAACACCGGGTTCGACACTGCCTATGTCGGCTCAAGCAACCTTTCGCGGGCCGCCATGTTGGACGGTGTCGAGTGGAATGTGCGCCTGTCCTCGGTCGCCACTCCCGCGCTTCTGCAGAAGTTCAGTGCAACCTTTGACAGCTACTGGAACGACGCGACGTTTGAGACGTACGACCCGGAGAGTGACCGAGACCGTCTCGATGACGCTCTCGCCGAGGCAGGCGGCGGCAAGACCCACGACCGCGTCACCCTCACGCTCTCCGGCCTCGAGGTGCGTCCGTACCCCTACCAGCAGGAGATGCTCGATCAGCTCGAGGTCGAGCGGGTCCTGCATGGTCGCCATCGCAATCTGCTGGTTGCGGCGACGGGCACCGGGAAGACAGTGGTGGCGGCTCTCGACTACCGCCGCCTTGCGGACGCGGCGCCGAACCTTCCTCGGTTGCTCTTCATCGCCCACAGGAAGGAGATCCTGCAGCAGTCGATGCGCACCTACCGCGAGGTGCTGGGCGATGCCAACTTTGGCGAGCTGTATGTCGGAGGGGCAAGACCCGAGCGCTGGCAGCACGTTTTCGCGTCCGTGCAGTCGCTCTCGTCGTACGGCGTAGCGAACATTCCGCCCGGCTCTTTTCAAATCGTGGTGATCGACGAGTTTCACCACGCAGAGGCACAGACGTACCGACGGATCCTCGACCACTTCAACCCTCGCGAGCTGCTTGGGCTGACGGCAACCCCGGAGCGCGGCGATGGTGTCGACGTCCGGGCGTTCTTTGACGGGCGAACTGCCGCGGAGCTCCGACTGTGGGACGCCCTCAAGGCCGATCTTCTTACGCCGTTCCACTACTTCGCAGTCGCCGACGGAATGGACCTCACGACTGTCGACTGGAAGGCCGGCACGTACGACCCCACTGAACTCTCCAACCTCTTCACCGGCAATGACTCGCGCTCTCG
This region includes:
- a CDS encoding DEAD/DEAH box helicase, encoding MARGDDDSLLEGLYEQLITHEWQERLSASKGRHLGSGNLDEADVPEVLARHVRAVVLRTLRDERNPERRVHLVNDILEQLQAPQDRVVAARHLLSVSDVPAPGRAARSFTERPSTPLSDAALLTNAQGEPGMGHEIRAELASADQVDVIMAFVKWYGLRLFEDHFKALAERGIPLRVITTTYMGATEREALDRLVRDFGAKVKVQYDSQRTRLHAKAWLFRRNTGFDTAYVGSSNLSRAAMLDGVEWNVRLSSVATPALLQKFSATFDSYWNDATFETYDPESDRDRLDDALAEAGGGKTHDRVTLTLSGLEVRPYPYQQEMLDQLEVERVLHGRHRNLLVAATGTGKTVVAALDYRRLADAAPNLPRLLFIAHRKEILQQSMRTYREVLGDANFGELYVGGARPERWQHVFASVQSLSSYGVANIPPGSFQIVVIDEFHHAEAQTYRRILDHFNPRELLGLTATPERGDGVDVRAFFDGRTAAELRLWDALKADLLTPFHYFAVADGMDLTTVDWKAGTYDPTELSNLFTGNDSRSRIILKAVRDKVGDLASMKALGFCVSQAHAHYMTKVFNEAGIRAAAVLGDTRSDDREAAIANLRAGALQALLTVDVFNEGFDVPSINTILFLRPTESSTVFLQQLGRGLRRARDKPVLTALDFVGHHRKEFRFDQRFRAMTGSTRGQLERDLEHGFPFLPAGTQIVLDRQSQELVLANIRSQVTKRWPNITGELRAHPTQNLGRFLEESGVDLADVVRADRSWARLRREAGLDVAAAGPREDTLLKRVRALTHVDDPDRAAAYLAWLSDDAPNYEDADPAFQAFGRMLFFSLWSDGGGFESYAAGLSALRNEQAVREDLRAVVALGLEGAARLSSRVGGELALRPLRVHARYTREEIVAALDYVAIDGRKPNSFREGVLFSQAANSDAFLVTLHKSEAEYSPTTMYQDYAISPELFHWESQSGTTVASKTGQRYLGHRSSGSHVLLFARPQKVTEFGSGAPYLFLGEADYVEHRGERPIAITWRLRTPMPAADFTVASVVG